The Anomaloglossus baeobatrachus isolate aAnoBae1 chromosome 5, aAnoBae1.hap1, whole genome shotgun sequence genome includes the window AATATTAAAGCACCCTATACATGACTGGCCATAGGGTAGCAATCTATCCCTTATACCAAAATATTACAGCACCCTATACATGACTGGCCATAAGGTAGAAATCTTCCCCTTATACCAAAATCTCATATAGCTATTAGTATGCATTTATTTTAATAACCTTGTTTGTTACCAGGAGGTAACTTAGTACTGTGTTGTGAATATGCTATggaggtgtagcagagctgtgtttgttatATCTCGTAGTGACTTCTCATTGTGTTTGCTGTTATTTTACATAGGACTGAATTATTACACATGCTAtggagatgtagcagtgctgtgctTGTTATATCCCATAGTGACGTCTCATCGTGTTTGCTGTTGTTTTACATAGGACTGAATTATCATATGTGCTATgaaggtgtagcagagctgtgtttgttatATGTCGTAGTAACATCTCATTGTGTTTGCTGTTGTTTTACATAGGACTGAATTATCACATTCACTTCTACCATGAAGAATAAAATTCAGCTTGGATACATCTGTCAGTCTACAATTGTCAGGGGAACACACTTATTTTGCATAATCAAATAGCCCTTAGCATGTGATCTGGTCATTTCTCTGTTGACATGTAAGCACTGCAGAATTGGTGCCGTTAGCACTTAAAAAAATATACTTCCTTGTCCCACATGGGGGATTGTATAATAGAAGAACATTCAGACACAATGACTGCAGACGTCTACATATAGGTCTGCAGTTAACCCTTGCATCATGGATTACAAGGTGCGTGTGGAAGTGCCGTAGCTAAACCCTGGATGCCATTAATCATACTTGGTGGAACTAGAGGTGCCATAGTTATCCCCTGAATAATGGCATTAACCATGCTTGGTGGAACTAGAGGTGCCATAGTTAACCCATGGATCATTGCATTAAGCATGCTTTGTGGAATCAAAGTTGTCATAGTTATCCCTGTGTTGATGGCATTATCCATGCTTGGTGAAACTAGAGGTGCCATAGTTAACCTGTGGATCATGGCATTAATCATGCTTGGTGGAACTAGAGGTGCCATAGTTAACCCGTGGATCATGGCATTAACCATGCTTGGTGAAGCTAGTGAGGCCACCATGTTCTGTTGTTTGACAACATCTTTTCTATATGATTACTACTCATCAGGATAGACACTTGACACCATCCACTTTACATGGTGGATATAATATGCAATGTTAGACTCCATCCAAGCTGCTGTGATAGCTCAGCTGGGTCAGCGTTCAGGAACCTCTACATATCTCCTCAATAGCCCCAATAACAGGAAGCGTGGGGGACTCCCTTCCCCCCACACACCCTGCCAGCCTGCCACTGTCCCTGCAGCAGGAAGtgtcatacagacacacacacttccTCCATTCAAACAGCTGAATGTGTACAGTGGAGAAACCCCGACCCTCTGAGAATACGGCTGTGTAGACATAAATGCATATAGACAAACTGACTAAGCCTATAGCAATGTCCATGGTGCAAGATGATGAGCAGATATGAGCCTGTCTCTATCAACCATGGTATTATATCCTTGTTGGTGTCATGGAAACTCTACATGCCTTAACATACACGGCACCATTCCTGGAATCTTTTGCAAAGGACTGTGGGAATGCATGGccttctttgggcaatgggaaatgTGCAATGGTGTCCGTCATCTTAATGGCCTATATATTCAAAATACAGAGATAAGTATGTAGGGATTAAAAACCTATTGGTCTTACCTTGATGGGGGCTGTGCTGAAGCGGATTTTCCGTGTAGGTGCTGGTTCTTCTTCTTCAGATAGACCCTCAATTTCTTGACAACTGTTGACCGCTTCATAAAATCCATCCTCGTCTTCATCCAAACCACTTCCCCCTGAGTCCTCCCCTAGACCACTATAGGCACTGAGTTCTATAACCTCTACCTCAGACCAGTCTTCCCTTTTGTAGTCTTCTTCTGCTACCTCCACCTCTTCCtcaagctctgattcacgagctgttaCTCCTTTTGCTTCTGAGCCTCCATTTTCGGTTATAACATTGGTGGTACTCTCGTCCTTTGATTCCTCTGTCTCCTTAACCACGTCCGTTTCTGATTCCCCACTTTCTTCCACTTCCACTGGTTTGATTTTACATATCTCCTGGACGGAGTTTGGCTTCTGAACAGTATCCGCAACTTTTCCAACAGGTTTCTTGTCTTCTGTGGCTTTAGATGCTTCTGGTTGGAAAAGTCTTGTCCGCCGGCCAGATGGACCTTTAATGGGAACCTTGTGAATATTATTGCGGAGATCTGCATTCTCAAAAACTGCACTCAATTGGCTAACGGTGGGCGAGACGGCATCAGTGTCTAGTTTGTCAAGTGATTCTGTGCTCCCACCGAACCGCACTACAACATCCAGTTTCCTATCTTGAAATCCCCCTCTTTCCTTACGCAGGAAGATTCTGTTGGTGGTTTCCTTCTCTTGAAGGTTTCTCTCGAATACTCGGCGTGCCTCCTGTAGTTTGGAAGGCGGTCTATCCGCATTTGTATCGAAATGGCTTACCCGCTCTGATACGCTGGTCCCCAACTTTAGTAGGGCGCTATGGTTGACATTTTCATTCAGGCTGCCGGCCCGCGGCAAAGTCAATCGAGATGGCTTCTCCTTGGCCTTACCAGTTTCATTCTCGATACCTGCTGGACCTGTTCCCATCTGCAAAAACATGTTCTTGATTCGGTGAACGTTGGAACCATATTTGCACCTTGATTTGCGCGCTTCCTCAGACTCTGCTTCGGGTGCCCCATCTTTATTACCCCGTAGCGTCTGCACCCCAACCTCATATGCATTTCTATGTGGAGAAGAACTCCTGGGCCCCCCACCTGGGGTCTTACCCTCCGTCTTCATCATTTTTGGGATGTAGGACGTGGGTACCCAGATCTCATAgtcgtcttctcttctctcctcctcctccaaccTCCTCCTTTTTGTGTCTGTCACATCAAGCTGAGTAAAGCATCTTCTCTTTTGTACAGCTGAGCAGTGGGATTATGCAGCGCAGCTATGAAGCGGAGCTATGAAAAACACAGTCACCCACCATATCACCGTAGCTGATGCATCCTGGCCTAAACTAGCATCACGAAAAGCAACATCCTCCTTCCTCCTTTCTCTCTGTAACCCCCCCTCCTCTCTGTGTATCACTCCCCCTCTCTTGCGCTCTCCCTTTTTTCCTGCCTTCTGCAATCTGAAGGGGTTCCCGCAGGGTCCTATAGAGAGGAGGATTACTAGATCTGAACAAAAACAGAAAGGGAGGAAGGGATTATGAAAAAAAAGAGTGATCCATCTGTCAAAATGTATTAAAGGACTGAAGAAAGATAATGAATAGTTGAAGGCACACTAGCATagttgtatatacatatacagttacatGTATTTATACAGATGCAATCacacatgcatttttatgtgtatacatacatatataactatagaaatatatatatatatctatatatatacacacacacacacacacacaaacacacgtatatatatgtgtttttatatatatatatatacatatacatacagtatatatacagtatatactgtgtgtgtgtgtgtatatatatatatatatatatatttgtttgttttatttattttactcacttatatggcACTATTAATTCCACTGCGCTTTACAGACGTGTATCTATAGTACATTATCTCACACTTATGTACACTTGAATGTATGTATTTTAtgtaaaaatgttaaaaatcatagagccccatagcaaaagttctaATTGGGCTTCCACcccaaaataataaaaaagtttggCTTGATCTTATAATAGAATATATCACAACGTTTCCTCCCTTTCAAAGTAAttatcctcctattgaagcccctatatTCCCTTTTCATTTCACTCATTAAGTTTGATGCCaaaaaaagtgccccacaaacactgtatgatacctccAAAGTGAAGTGATTGCACAGTACCatccacacgcacagtatgatgactgTGCTGGGCTAGTTGAGTGGGCtacagcaaagtatggtgaccccaacacagtataatccctaactgtgacccccacacagcctagatacagtataatagcctccacacagccctccgcaatcCTTCACTGTGTAATA containing:
- the PPP1R9B gene encoding neurabin-2 codes for the protein MMKTEGKTPGGGPRSSSPHRNAYEVGVQTLRGNKDGAPEAESEEARKSRCKYGSNVHRIKNMFLQMGTGPAGIENETGKAKEKPSRLTLPRAGSLNENVNHSALLKLGTSVSERVSHFDTNADRPPSKLQEARRVFERNLQEKETTNRIFLRKERGGFQDRKLDVVVRFGGSTESLDKLDTDAVSPTVSQLSAVFENADLRNNIHKVPIKGPSGRRTRLFQPEASKATEDKKPVGKVADTVQKPNSVQEICKIKPVEVEESGESETDVVKETEESKDESTTNVITENGGSEAKGVTARESELEEEVEVAEEDYKREDWSEVEVIELSAYSGLGEDSGGSGLDEDEDGFYEAVNSCQEIEGLSEEEEPAPTRKIRFSTAPIKVFSTYSNEEYDRRNDDVDPMAASAEYELEKRVERLDLFPVELEKDSEGLGISIIGMGAGADMGLEKLGIFVKTVTEGGAAHRDGRIQVNDLLVEVDGTSLVGVTQSFAASVLRNTKGRVRFLIGREKPGEQSEVAQLIQQTLEQERWQRENMEQRYNQCNEDDEETGEYATDEEDEEMSPMFPGGDLAIEVFELPEGEDALSPVEMDPEKLVHKFKELQIKHAVTEAEIQQLKRKLAGLEQERSRWRMEKVQLQQSVQENRDRVEKLQGYWMEAQSLCQAVDEHLKETQAQHQGLERKYSKAKRLIKEYQQKEQDFIKKEEMQKQTVEEVETAHSSEIQKLQEKVSELEKKLTTLQCSTPT